The following are encoded together in the Salinibacterium sp. UTAS2018 genome:
- a CDS encoding sensor histidine kinase yields MGFVRWMSIAVTVTTAVMAVLIIGSGGYSSGTKTGAGIALAAFALAWFTLGIRSQTSRLAAFAFVTALVITVGVAVAFMPVMATLQALAYPLVWVISERTRNAIISNVALALSVGVGSVINMGLSVEALLYSGTVTALSLIFSLALGLWITQISKLSDQRHDLVLELQSTRNELAAISRDAGVSSERERLAREIHDTIAQDLTGLVLVAQRAQRELDNNNAAGAAEQLELIEDSARAALAEARALVTASAPVGLTGDGITSALTRLAARYSRETHLTVTVEAAGLPAIARETEVVVLRCAQEALANVRKHANATRATILVTADEAGLAVTVTDDGTGFDPSTAHTGFGLEGMSERLALVNGRLDVNSSPAGTTVHATIPKEVFA; encoded by the coding sequence ATGGGTTTCGTTCGCTGGATGAGCATTGCGGTGACCGTCACTACGGCGGTCATGGCAGTGCTCATCATCGGCTCCGGCGGCTATAGCTCGGGGACCAAGACGGGCGCCGGGATTGCGTTGGCAGCTTTCGCACTCGCCTGGTTCACGCTCGGCATTCGCTCGCAAACTAGCCGACTGGCCGCCTTCGCTTTCGTGACCGCGCTCGTCATCACGGTAGGGGTGGCCGTAGCGTTCATGCCCGTGATGGCCACGCTGCAAGCTCTCGCCTACCCACTGGTGTGGGTGATCTCCGAACGCACCCGCAACGCGATTATCAGCAACGTTGCGCTCGCTCTCTCTGTGGGAGTTGGCTCAGTCATCAACATGGGGCTCAGCGTTGAAGCCCTCCTCTACAGCGGCACGGTCACCGCGCTCTCCCTCATCTTCAGCCTCGCGCTCGGCCTCTGGATCACCCAAATCTCGAAACTCAGCGACCAACGCCACGACCTTGTACTTGAGCTGCAGTCCACCCGCAATGAGCTCGCCGCCATCAGTCGGGATGCCGGCGTCTCCAGCGAACGCGAGCGGCTTGCCCGCGAAATCCACGACACCATCGCGCAAGACCTCACCGGACTAGTACTCGTAGCCCAAAGAGCTCAGCGCGAACTGGACAACAACAATGCTGCCGGCGCAGCCGAACAGCTTGAGCTGATCGAAGACAGCGCCCGCGCAGCACTCGCGGAGGCGCGCGCACTAGTTACGGCATCCGCTCCCGTAGGGCTCACGGGCGACGGCATCACGAGCGCGTTGACCCGGCTTGCTGCGCGCTACAGCCGCGAAACTCACCTGACCGTGACCGTGGAAGCCGCGGGGTTACCCGCGATCGCCCGCGAAACAGAAGTAGTCGTGCTGCGGTGCGCTCAAGAAGCCCTCGCCAATGTGCGCAAGCACGCGAACGCCACTCGCGCGACGATTCTGGTCACTGCTGACGAGGCTGGGCTCGCGGTTACCGTGACGGACGATGGCACTGGCTTCGACCCCTCCACCGCTCACACCGGCTTCGGGCTCGAAGGAATGAGCGAACGCTTGGCACTCGTGAACGGCCGTCTTGACGTTAATAGTTCGCCCGCCGGCACCACCGTGCACGCCACCATCCCGAAGGAAGTTTTCGCATGA
- a CDS encoding ABC transporter permease — MRAYFRQGDSVFFTFLFPVVMLTIFALAFSEQNFGTEDEPLTAAAFYLPGMLAAGLLLSGLQNMAIDIAMERSDGTLKRFAGTPLPIMSYFIGKIGQVFVTGVLQATLVIVVASVAFGVELPSEASKWLTFAWVFVLGVTTSAVLGIALSALPRSGKSATAVVIPIALVLQFISGVYLGFSLLPTWLQNFASIFPLKWMAQGMREVFLPASFEVMEQSESWNLPGVAIATGIWLVFGLIVTRLTFRWIRKDS; from the coding sequence GTGCGGGCCTACTTCCGCCAGGGTGACTCGGTCTTCTTCACCTTCCTCTTTCCCGTCGTCATGCTCACGATCTTCGCCCTCGCCTTCAGCGAGCAGAACTTTGGCACCGAAGACGAGCCCCTCACCGCCGCTGCTTTCTACCTGCCCGGGATGCTCGCCGCCGGCCTGCTCCTGAGCGGCCTGCAGAACATGGCCATCGACATCGCAATGGAACGCAGTGACGGAACGCTCAAACGATTCGCCGGAACACCGCTGCCGATCATGAGCTACTTCATCGGCAAGATCGGCCAAGTCTTCGTAACGGGCGTGCTGCAAGCCACCCTCGTGATCGTGGTCGCGAGCGTCGCGTTCGGCGTGGAACTGCCGAGCGAAGCAAGCAAGTGGCTGACCTTCGCGTGGGTCTTTGTGCTCGGTGTCACGACATCCGCCGTGCTCGGAATCGCGCTGAGCGCGCTTCCCCGCTCGGGCAAGAGCGCCACCGCCGTCGTGATCCCCATTGCTCTCGTGCTGCAATTCATCTCGGGCGTCTACCTCGGGTTCTCACTGCTGCCCACCTGGCTGCAGAACTTCGCGAGCATCTTCCCGCTCAAGTGGATGGCGCAGGGAATGCGCGAAGTGTTCCTCCCCGCGAGCTTCGAAGTAATGGAGCAGTCCGAGAGCTGGAACCTGCCCGGCGTCGCCATCGCAACCGGAATCTGGCTCGTGTTCGGCCTGATCGTGACGCGCCTGACCTTCCGCTGGATCCGCAAGGATAGCTAA
- a CDS encoding ABC transporter ATP-binding protein yields the protein MNTTAPVVQVEDLRKTYGSFAAVDSVSFEIQRGETFALLGPNGAGKSTTIEILEGYRDRTSGSASVLGVDPGKGGLDWKARLGIVLQSTGESGNVTVREQLTHFAGYYPNPRTVDDVIAAVGLEAKASTLIRKLSGGQRRRVDVALGIIGNPELLFLDEPTTGFDPEARQQFWQLIRSLKAEGTSILLTTHYLDEAAQLGDRAGVIAGGKMIDIGAIDELGGAEARVPIVRWRENGVRREERTHTPGAVVAALTADGSEPAGLEIIRPSLEDIYLQLVSDHAHTRAEENAR from the coding sequence ATGAACACCACCGCTCCCGTCGTGCAGGTCGAGGATCTGCGCAAAACCTACGGTTCTTTTGCCGCTGTTGACTCGGTCAGTTTTGAGATTCAACGCGGCGAAACCTTTGCCCTGCTCGGCCCGAATGGGGCAGGCAAGTCGACCACGATCGAGATCTTGGAAGGGTATCGGGATCGAACCAGCGGCAGCGCGAGCGTGCTCGGCGTCGACCCCGGCAAGGGCGGTCTCGACTGGAAAGCACGCCTTGGCATTGTGCTGCAGTCCACCGGCGAGAGCGGCAACGTGACGGTGCGCGAACAACTCACCCACTTTGCTGGTTACTACCCGAACCCCCGCACGGTCGACGACGTGATCGCGGCGGTGGGCCTCGAGGCCAAGGCCAGCACCCTGATTCGCAAGCTCTCCGGTGGGCAACGACGACGAGTGGATGTCGCGCTCGGCATCATCGGCAACCCCGAGTTGCTCTTTCTCGACGAACCCACCACGGGCTTTGACCCCGAGGCGCGGCAGCAGTTCTGGCAACTGATTCGCTCACTCAAGGCGGAGGGAACCAGCATCCTGCTCACCACCCACTACCTTGACGAGGCTGCCCAGTTGGGCGACCGCGCCGGAGTCATTGCGGGCGGAAAGATGATTGACATCGGTGCCATCGATGAGCTCGGTGGGGCCGAAGCTCGGGTGCCGATCGTGCGGTGGCGCGAGAACGGAGTGCGTCGCGAAGAACGCACCCACACCCCCGGAGCGGTGGTGGCCGCCCTCACCGCTGACGGCTCCGAACCGGCCGGGCTAGAGATCATCCGCCCGAGCCTCGAAGACATTTATCTGCAGTTGGTCTCAGACCACGCGCACACTCGCGCAGAGGAGAACGCACGATGA
- a CDS encoding HEAT repeat domain-containing protein, protein MDAAASAADRLTTALTDAQPSQRLQAAMSAGTHPRDEFVRVLLERCAIEPDLNVRETLTWALMRHPSSVTVPLLVLETRSGTAQARSQALHTLSKIGDPAGWEAITPEVLNDSDENVARTAWRVATVLVPEGSETELAALLVTHLGSGGHDARMSLSRSLVTLGDHAAVLLEEVADNGSGDARLHALTTVVLRQSPDDGYEAALFDAELRLLLADAAAPEGLDAGAGADATADADATDNADDSSEDDE, encoded by the coding sequence ATGGATGCTGCTGCCAGTGCTGCTGACCGGTTGACCACGGCGTTGACTGACGCCCAGCCATCGCAGCGGCTTCAGGCTGCCATGTCGGCCGGAACCCACCCGCGAGACGAATTCGTTCGCGTGCTGCTCGAGCGGTGCGCGATCGAACCCGATCTCAACGTTCGGGAGACGCTCACGTGGGCGTTGATGCGGCATCCGTCGTCGGTGACTGTGCCACTACTGGTGTTGGAGACCCGATCGGGAACCGCGCAGGCGCGCAGCCAAGCACTCCACACGCTGTCGAAAATCGGCGACCCCGCCGGCTGGGAAGCGATCACTCCCGAGGTGCTGAACGACTCCGACGAGAATGTCGCGCGCACCGCCTGGCGAGTGGCAACGGTGCTCGTTCCCGAGGGAAGTGAAACGGAGTTGGCGGCGCTGCTCGTGACGCATCTTGGGAGCGGCGGGCACGACGCCAGGATGAGCCTCAGTCGGTCACTGGTGACGCTCGGTGATCATGCTGCTGTGCTGCTCGAGGAGGTCGCCGACAATGGATCCGGGGATGCACGACTGCACGCCCTGACCACCGTAGTGCTGCGGCAATCCCCCGACGACGGCTACGAAGCTGCGCTCTTTGATGCGGAGCTTCGGTTGCTGCTGGCGGATGCCGCGGCGCCCGAAGGCCTGGATGCCGGCGCCGGCGCGGACGCGACTGCGGACGCTGATGCGACCGACAACGCTGACGACAGCAGCGAAGACGACGAGTAG